One region of Wyeomyia smithii strain HCP4-BCI-WySm-NY-G18 chromosome 3, ASM2978416v1, whole genome shotgun sequence genomic DNA includes:
- the LOC129731519 gene encoding U3 small nucleolar RNA-associated protein 15 homolog → MGEFKKTQSQIYAKSTNVHSPDTIYWKQLGIPTLVKEFGAIDYIDFSPVEPYLFAVTASVRVQIYNPVTKLVVKNITKFQEGAHGGSFRKDGNLLVAGDDLGKIRLFDVSSKSILRFFTGHKAPVHRTFFNADGHCISSFSDDKTVRYWDIATEKHIQTFAEHTDYIRAGCTNPVNPNILVSGGYDHKINMYDTRTQGKVLTLDHGSPVESLIFLPSGGIFISAGGTSVNVYDALAGGRKIAQLSQHHKTITCLQLATDGKRLLSGSLDRHVKIYDIATYQVVHTIDNPNAVLSLGVSRNDDTLVTGMVDGLIAIHRRDSADKDKHESEKITARRSKLQARYDNIFESADDKIVEFRHDKIEQFDRMLRKYEYSKALDSVVIPSVMNKTPEKTVALIKELVRRKGLHRALKNRTHAFLVKFLNFVMRFIGDYRFTPTLIDASNILLDVYQVDFEQFAGSEVAKMFVNLSRRLKKEEQIIRDFLEVQGLLEMISAAADVNQPLDSEGDKETILMKEIEASMNAQKQAVINID, encoded by the exons ATGGGTGAGTTTAAAAAAACCCAATCGCAAATCTATGCCAAATCGACCAACGTACACTCGCCAGATACGATTTACTGGAAGCAACTTGGG aTTCCTACTCTGGTGAAAGAATTTGGAGCTATCGATTATATAGACTTCAGTCCAGTCGAACCTTATTTGTTTGCCGTAACTGCATCGGTTCGTGTACAAATTTACAACCCCGTCACAAAACTAGTGGTTAAAAATATTACCAAATTTCAGGAAGGAGCTCACGGTGGCTCCTTCCGTAAAGATGGTAATTTACTAGTAGCGGGCGACGACTTAGGCAAAATTCGACTATTCGATGTTTCGTCAAAGTCTATACTGCGTTTCTTCACTGGTCACAAAGCCCCGGTGCATCGAACGTTTTTTAATGCAGACGGACATTGCATCAGTAGCTTTTCGGATGATAAAACTGTACGATATTGGGACATTGCTACAGAGAAACATATCCAGACTTTTGCAGAGCATACGGACTACATCAGAGCTGGTTGTACAAACCCTGTCAATCCTAACATTCTTGTTTCGGGAGGATATGATCATAAAATCAATATGTACGATACACGAactcaaggaaaagtattgacttTAGACCATGGTAGTCCAGTAGAATCATTAATTTTCTTACCCAGCGGTGGAATATTCATCAGTGCCGGTGGCACTTCCGTAAATGTCTATGATGCATTGGCTGGCGGAAGAAAGATAGCCCAGCTTTCTCAACATCATAAAACCATAACCTGTTTGCAGTTGGCCACTGATGGAAAACGATTACTGTCAGGAAGCTTAGATCGACATGTCAAAATCTACGACATCGCCACGTATCAAGTTGTGCATACTATTGATAATCCGAATGCCGTATTAAGCTTAGGCGTTTCCAGAAATGATGATACCCTTGTAACTGGAATGGTTGATGGTTTAATAGCAATTCATCGACGTGATAGTGCTGATAAGGACAAACATGAATCGGAGAAAATCACAGCACGCCGATCGAAACTTCAGGCTAGATACGACAACATTTTTGAGAGTGCCGATGATAAAATCGTCGAATTTCGCCACGACAAAATTGAGCAGTTTGATCGGATGTTGAGGAAGTACGAATATAGCAAAGCTTTAGATAGCGTAGTTATACCTAGTGTAATGAACAAAACACCTGAAAAGACTGTTGCTCTTATAAAAGAACTTGTTCGGCGCAAAGGTCTGCACCGGGCATTGAAAAACCGTACACACGCTTTCCTGGTCAAGTTCCTGAATTTTGTCATGCGCTTTATCGGCGATTACCGATTTACACCGACATTGATAGATGCGTCAAATATTCTACTTGATGTGTATCAAGTTGATTTCGAACAGTTCGCAGGCTCGgaggttgcaaaaatgttcgttAATCTTTCTCGAAGACTGAAGAAAGAAGAGCAAATTATAAGGGATTTCCTTGAAGTGCAGGGATTACTTGAAATGATATCGGCTGCAGCCGACGTGAATCAACCTTTAGACAGCGAAGGAGATAAAGAAACTATATTGATGAAAGAAATCGAAGCTTCCATGAATGCTCAAAAGCAAGCAGTTATCAATATTGATTAA
- the LOC129731521 gene encoding protein kish, whose amino-acid sequence MSAIFNFQSLLSVLLLMICTCAYLRSLFPSLIDRNKTGMLGIFWKLARIGERKSPWVAVACVLMAASILFYT is encoded by the exons ATG AGCGCAATTTTCAACTTTCAAAGTTTACTTTCGGTTCTGCTGTTGATGATTTGTACTTGTGCATATCTGCGGTCGCTGTTTCCCAGTCTAATTGATCGGAATAAAACAGG TATGCTAGGTATATTCTGGAAATTAGCAAGAATTGGCGAAAGGAAATCTCCCTGGGTTGCAGTGGCCTGTGTGCTGATGGCGGCGTCGATACTATTTTACACCTAA